The sequence below is a genomic window from Aureispira sp. CCB-E.
TGTTACTTGATATGTTGTCATTATTTATTCCTTTATTTGTTGTACTAATTCTTTGATTTGAGCCAAATCTTTTAGGGCGGGTGCTATTTCAAACCTACTGTTTACATCAATTCCATATAATTGAGGATGTGCTAATCTTAAAACTTGAGGAATATCCGTTAGCCCAATTCCTCCGCTCAAAAAAAAGGGTTTTGAGCTAGTATACTGTTCCAAAATTTGCCAATCAAATTGAACACCATTCCCTCCATAAGACTTTCCTTTGGCATCCAATAAGAAATAATCACAGTAAGCTTCATACGCCTTTAAGGTATCAAAATCGAATTGCTCGTCTACAGCAAAAGCTTTGAGCACAACGATTCTCTTTTGTTGCAATTGCTTGCAAAAATCAGGTGATTCATTTCCATGCAGTTGGATACAATCCAATGCAAATGCCTCTATACGTTGCTCTATCTCAGCTATCGTAGCATTGACAAAAACGCCCACTCGTTTAATCCTTGGCGAAATATCTATTGTTGGTAGTTGCTGCACATATCTAGGTGATTGGGAATAGAAAATAAATCCTACAAAATCAATATTCAGTGCTGTCAAAGCCTCAATATTAGCAACTTCTCTCATTCCACAGACCTTAATTTTCATAGGAGAACTTTTTAGTGCTTTTTAAGCTTACCTGTTGAATAAATCTCGCACAAGCATCTTGAGGTCTAGCGTGTTGCATAAAATATTCTCCAATTAAAAAACCTTCAAATCCATGTTCTTGGAGCAAGACTACTGTATCGGGGGCATTGATGCCACTTTCTGCAACTTTGACCACGTTATTGGGTAATAAGGAAGCAATCCGCAAAGAGTTTTCAATATCTACTTCAAAAGTTTTTAAATTTCGATTGTTAACACCAACTAAATCTACCTCTGGACACAACTTATTCAATTGATCTTCGGTGTGCACTTCCATCAATACTTCCATTCCCAAACTTTTAGCAAATTGTGCCAAACGTCTTAACTCTTTAGCATCCAAACATTCTGCAATCAACAAAATCACATCTGCTCCTATTGATTTTGCTTCTATAATTTGATACGCATCAATCACAAAGTTTTTATTTAATATAGGGGCATAATTAAACCGTCTGGCTTCTGTTAGATCACTAGACGAACCTCCAAAAAAATGCGTATCGGTTAATACCGATAAAGCCGAAGCACCTGCTTGCATATAACCAATAGAAACTTCTTCGACTTTTGCATATGCATTGATGTTTCCCTTGGAAGGAGATTGACGCTTAAACTCTGCAATAATACCTTGCATGGTTGGTCGTTTCAAAAATTCTACTAATGATACGATAGGTGTATCAAAGTAGATGCTTTGTTCTAGTAGTTGAGCGGGATATAAGGTTTTGCGCTGTTCTACCTCTTTTCTTTTGTAAGCGGTTATTTGGTCTAATATCGTTTCCATTTTTATTGATTGATTAGCTGTTTAAAATTTTGATATGCTCGTTTGCTGAATAAAGCCTCCTCTGCTTCCTTGATGCAGTCTTCTAGTGCTTTTTGAGGATTAAAGCGTTGAATGGCAATCCCTGCATTGGTACAAACGACTTGATTTTGGGCAGTACTTCCTCTCCCTTCTAATATGGTTGAAAATATTTGAGCAGCCGCAGCAATGGTGCTTCCTCCTTCTAAATCTTTAGCATACTGCTGTTTTTGTCCAATTCCATGAGGCGTTAATAATGCTTCCGTTGTAGGTGTTATCACTTTGAACGCTCCTGTTAAAGAAACTTCGTCATAACCGTCCAAGGCATGAACGATAGCAAATTCTTTATCTGTTTGTTGCAATACATATTGATACAGCCGAACAATCTCCAAATTAGAAACTCCAACCATCTGTTGTTTGGGTTGCACTGGATTGACTAAAGGACCTAGTAGATTAAAAAAAGTACGCAGCCCTAAATCTTTGCGAATAGTTCCTACTGCTTTCATGGCAGGATGAAATAACGGAGCATGCAAAAAACAAAGTTGATGTTTCTCCAATTGATTTTTTAACACAGCTTCCTTATTCGTAAATTTATACCCTAATTTTTCAAGTACATTAGAAGAACCACAAACAGAAGACACTCCATAATTACCATGCTTAGTAACCATATATCCAGCTCCTGCTACGACAACAGCTGCCAAAGTAGAAATATTAAAGGTATCTTTTCCGTCCCCTCCCGTTCCACACAAATCCACACTATTATAATCTGACAAATCAATTTTTAAGCACAATTCTAATAAGGCTTCGCGAAAGCCTTGCAGTTCCTCTGTAGAAATCGGTCGCATTTGAAATACCGTCAAAAAAGCAACGATATGAGATGGATTAAATTTTTCTTGGGCAATGTCAATTAAGATTCTTTTGGCTTCTGCCCGAGTCAAGTATTCTTGTTGAAACAAGCTTTGCAATATTTTTTTCATTGGTTGTGTTTTATTTATTGTTTTACCAATTTTTTTCTTAGAAAAGCCTGAGCCTCTTTGACAAAGTTCTGAAGCAGTGCTTTGCCTTGAGGCGTTAGTACAGATTCTGGATGAAACTGCATGCCCATTACAGGTGCCCTTTGATGTTTTATAGCCATAATTTGCCCTGTTTCATCCTGAGCCAAGATTTTCAAGCAATCTGGAAGTTTTTTGGTATCTATAATCCAAGAATGATAGCGTCCGACCACCAGTCTATCGGGTTGCCCCTCAAATAGACCAGTCCGATCTAAAATTTGAATAGGTGTAGCAATTCCATGATAGACTTTTTTGATATTTTTGAGCGTTGCCCCAAATGCTTGACCAATAGCTTGATGCCCTAAGCATATTCCCAATATTGGCTTTTTGGTGTGATACGTCTTAATGATATCTAATATAATCCCTGCGTCTTTGGGCAGACCTGGACCTGGGGAAAGAACAATAGCGTCGTAATTAGCAACTTCTGCTAAAGAAATTTGGTCATTTCTATAAACTTCAACGCCCCCGTGCAGGATTTCTCGAAGATATTGCACCAAATTGTAGGTAAAGGAATCGTAATTATCTATAATTAGTAGTTTCATCTTATTTCTATTATGGTTATGAATACTTGGTAGATTGTGAGCGAACCATCTACAGCACCTGATTTAGTTATACTTCAATAGCCTGATTTAGCGCCTTTTGGAGAGCAGCTAGTTTATTATTGACTTCTTGCAATTCTTTTTCTTCTTCTGAATCTATCACAATACCAGCCCCTGCTTGATAATACAGACAGTTGTCTTTGCTCATAAAGGATCGAATCATTATCGCCTGATTTAGCTGACCTTTGGGATTAAAAAAGCCAATAGCACCTCCATAAAAGCCCCTGCTTTGGTTTTCGTATTCATTAATCAACTCTAGTGCTTTATATTTAGGTGCTCCTGATAAGGTTCCTGCTGGAAAAGTATCGCCAAAGACCTGAAAAATATTTGCGTCAGTGGGTAAATCTCCTTTCACTTTAGAGATAAGATGAATAACATGACTGTAATACTGAATTTCTTTATACTCTTCTACCACTACATTTTGTGTGTGTCGATTCAAATCATTACGAGCTAAGTCTACCAACATCACATGCTCTGCATTCTCTTTTGGGTCAGCAAGTAAAGCAGTAGCATTTTCTTGATCTAATTTTGCATTACCTGTTCGTTTATAGGTGCCTGCAATGGGCGTTAGCGTTACTTTGCGGTCTCGAATAACTAGTTGAGCTTCTGGGGAAGATCCAAATATTTTGTAAGCTCCATAATCAAAATAAAATAGGTATGGGGAAGGATTAATAGAACGCAACGCTCGGTAAACATTAAAATCATCTCCTTTGAAATGTTGCTGAAATTGGCGAGCAAAAACAATCTGAAAAACATCTCCAAGGGCACAATGTTCTTTCCCTTTTCTAACCAAATCTTTGAATGCTTCATCACTTAAATTGCTAGTCCTTTTTCCATCTAATTCAAATTGATAAGTGGTCAATGCTCCTTTTTTTAAATAACGCTCTACTTTATCCAATTCACTTTCCTGACCTTCTAACAGATTTTCCAGTAAGTACATCTCACTCGTATAATGATTGATAACAATGACATAACGATAGACCGCATATCTCAAATCTGGCAAATCATGTTGCCGTTTGGTCGCATCTAATTCCAATGTTTCAAAATACTGAACGGCATCAAAATTAGTATGACCAAACAATCCATTAAATCGTTGATAAGCAGCTGCTCCTTCAAACTGAAATCGATTGCAAAATTGCTCCAGTAAATTAGAAACATTATTCTTGGGCGGTATCTGAAAGTTCTCTACCGTTCCATCTGGAAAATGATATTTCAGCACTCGGTCTTGTATCATCAATTCGGCAATTGGTTCTGCACAAATAAAAGAATAGCTATTTTCTTTTGATTGGTAATCAGAGCTTTCTAACAATAAACTGTGCGCCATTTTGTCTCTTAATTGCAGGTAAATGCTGACAGGAGTATGCAAATCTGCTAAGCGAGTACGA
It includes:
- a CDS encoding phosphoribosylanthranilate isomerase is translated as MKIKVCGMREVANIEALTALNIDFVGFIFYSQSPRYVQQLPTIDISPRIKRVGVFVNATIAEIEQRIEAFALDCIQLHGNESPDFCKQLQQKRIVVLKAFAVDEQFDFDTLKAYEAYCDYFLLDAKGKSYGGNGVQFDWQILEQYTSSKPFFLSGGIGLTDIPQVLRLAHPQLYGIDVNSRFEIAPALKDLAQIKELVQQIKE
- the trpC gene encoding indole-3-glycerol phosphate synthase TrpC → METILDQITAYKRKEVEQRKTLYPAQLLEQSIYFDTPIVSLVEFLKRPTMQGIIAEFKRQSPSKGNINAYAKVEEVSIGYMQAGASALSVLTDTHFFGGSSSDLTEARRFNYAPILNKNFVIDAYQIIEAKSIGADVILLIAECLDAKELRRLAQFAKSLGMEVLMEVHTEDQLNKLCPEVDLVGVNNRNLKTFEVDIENSLRIASLLPNNVVKVAESGINAPDTVVLLQEHGFEGFLIGEYFMQHARPQDACARFIQQVSLKSTKKFSYEN
- the trpD gene encoding anthranilate phosphoribosyltransferase, with protein sequence MKKILQSLFQQEYLTRAEAKRILIDIAQEKFNPSHIVAFLTVFQMRPISTEELQGFREALLELCLKIDLSDYNSVDLCGTGGDGKDTFNISTLAAVVVAGAGYMVTKHGNYGVSSVCGSSNVLEKLGYKFTNKEAVLKNQLEKHQLCFLHAPLFHPAMKAVGTIRKDLGLRTFFNLLGPLVNPVQPKQQMVGVSNLEIVRLYQYVLQQTDKEFAIVHALDGYDEVSLTGAFKVITPTTEALLTPHGIGQKQQYAKDLEGGSTIAAAAQIFSTILEGRGSTAQNQVVCTNAGIAIQRFNPQKALEDCIKEAEEALFSKRAYQNFKQLINQ
- a CDS encoding aminodeoxychorismate/anthranilate synthase component II; protein product: MKLLIIDNYDSFTYNLVQYLREILHGGVEVYRNDQISLAEVANYDAIVLSPGPGLPKDAGIILDIIKTYHTKKPILGICLGHQAIGQAFGATLKNIKKVYHGIATPIQILDRTGLFEGQPDRLVVGRYHSWIIDTKKLPDCLKILAQDETGQIMAIKHQRAPVMGMQFHPESVLTPQGKALLQNFVKEAQAFLRKKLVKQ
- a CDS encoding anthranilate synthase component I family protein: MNLMKFRTISRTRLADLHTPVSIYLQLRDKMAHSLLLESSDYQSKENSYSFICAEPIAELMIQDRVLKYHFPDGTVENFQIPPKNNVSNLLEQFCNRFQFEGAAAYQRFNGLFGHTNFDAVQYFETLELDATKRQHDLPDLRYAVYRYVIVINHYTSEMYLLENLLEGQESELDKVERYLKKGALTTYQFELDGKRTSNLSDEAFKDLVRKGKEHCALGDVFQIVFARQFQQHFKGDDFNVYRALRSINPSPYLFYFDYGAYKIFGSSPEAQLVIRDRKVTLTPIAGTYKRTGNAKLDQENATALLADPKENAEHVMLVDLARNDLNRHTQNVVVEEYKEIQYYSHVIHLISKVKGDLPTDANIFQVFGDTFPAGTLSGAPKYKALELINEYENQSRGFYGGAIGFFNPKGQLNQAIMIRSFMSKDNCLYYQAGAGIVIDSEEEKELQEVNNKLAALQKALNQAIEV